One Paenibacillus sp. FSL W8-0186 genomic window carries:
- a CDS encoding Cof-type HAD-IIB family hydrolase → MPVLNAPVTGRRAIVFFDIDGTLLDHRKRLPDSAKEAIQALQGLGHEVALATGRSPFMLQRVAEELGIDSYIGFNGQYVVMKGERIYTNPFRKEDLDELSRFAAANGHPLVYLNADSMRSSMTHHPYVEECITSLEYAHPPYDPEYFLGRSIYQTMLFCEEPGDQQYRERFAGLSFVRWHPFSLDVLPGGGSKASGIAQLIHRLGFDPEEAYAFGDNLNDLEMLQYVGHGIAMGNAPDCVKQAAKYVTADVDRHGIARGLQMVGLLP, encoded by the coding sequence ATGCCGGTCCTGAATGCACCAGTGACAGGCCGCCGAGCCATTGTGTTTTTCGATATTGACGGCACGTTGCTGGACCATCGCAAGCGGCTGCCCGATTCAGCGAAGGAAGCCATTCAGGCCCTGCAAGGTCTTGGCCACGAGGTTGCGCTGGCGACGGGCCGCTCTCCGTTTATGCTGCAGCGGGTAGCTGAAGAGCTGGGAATCGATTCCTACATCGGGTTTAACGGCCAGTACGTCGTAATGAAGGGGGAGCGCATTTATACGAACCCGTTCCGGAAGGAAGACCTGGACGAATTGTCCCGGTTCGCCGCGGCAAACGGACATCCGCTGGTTTACTTAAATGCAGATTCCATGCGCAGCAGCATGACGCACCATCCCTATGTCGAAGAATGCATAACATCGCTGGAATATGCTCATCCTCCGTATGATCCCGAATACTTCCTAGGGCGTTCCATTTATCAGACGATGCTATTCTGCGAGGAGCCGGGGGATCAGCAGTACCGGGAAAGGTTTGCAGGGCTCAGCTTTGTGCGCTGGCATCCCTTCTCGCTGGACGTCCTCCCGGGCGGAGGCTCGAAAGCGAGCGGCATTGCCCAGCTCATTCACAGACTGGGCTTCGACCCGGAGGAAGCCTACGCGTTCGGCGACAACCTGAACGATCTGGAGATGCTGCAGTACGTGGGGCACGGCATTGCGATGGGGAATGCGCCAGACTGCGTCAAGCAAGCTGCAAAGTATGTGACGGCGGATGTAGATCGTCATGGAATCGCTCGCGGGCTGCAAATGGTGGGACTGCTGCCGTGA